A stretch of DNA from Pontiella agarivorans:
CGTGATTGCGTTCTGCGGGTATCGTATTTTGAGCAAGTTTCCGCGGAATATTGTTAAAATCCGGTCGCATATCCGATCAGCGGTTACCGGCGTGCTTCCGGAGAAATTTATTCTTGAGCAGACCATGCACAGCGACGACCTGCTGTATATTGAAAACAACCTGAATGCGATGCTGTATGAGATGAATCACCGGCTTTCCATCATCAAAGACCGGTTGGCTGCTGAATCGAAACTGCGAGAGGAGTTGGAACGCAAGAGAGAATATGAACTGAAAGCCGAAACCTATCCGGCAGTGCTTCGCCGCATGTTCAGGATTTGGCAGAAAATGTCGCGTCTGACGCGTTCACTCAAAACCCATCTGTTCGATCTCAGTGAAGAGGCGTCTTCGCTGAACGAAATGCGTAAAATTAATGTGATGGTACAGGAGGTCAGAGAAATCAGTATTGTGCTTGAGAATTTCAAGGAGTTCAGTGAACTTGAAGAGAGTCCGGTGAAAGCCAAGGCGCAGCCGCAGGTCGACTCAATGTCACAGAATGATACGGCTAATCCGGTTGTGCAGTGCCAGGCAGGATGACGGATGTGGGCGTTATGATGAATCAGCAGTTGAATGGAAAATCCTGTAGCACGGAAAGCGGGGCCGTCGATGAACCGCTGTCCCGGATCGAGGGACTGGATTTTACCGAGGGGCTCTATCTGGCCGCCGGAAACCGTGAACTTTATGCTGCCATTCTGTCTGCATTCCTGACCAACAACAGCGATGTCGTCGAGCGCGTGCGTGAGGCCTGTGCGGTTGATGATATCGTTACGGCAACACGACTCGTTCATTCATTGAAAGGAGCGGCCGGAACGATCGGAGCCATCCGGCTTCAGGAGACATCCCGTGCCGCAGAACGGGCCTTGTCAGATGGTGAAGAGCGGGTTGCTGAAGCAGAAATTCAGGACATTGAACGGTTGATAGCTCCTTTGCTGTCTCAGCTTCGTGAAGCATTGGTCTGATCACAGACGGATCGGGCCGCATGACAGAAAGCCGTCGTTGAAGATCCGTAGAAAATTACAGGGTTAGAATTTTTTGTTGAAAAATTGATCTGTTTAATTCTTTTCTGTTAAATGAAATAAAATCTCAAAAGAGTACTGGTTGCCGCAGGGCAGGAGCATAATGGAATTACAGTTGAGATGCAGATGTTCGGTCGATTCGACCTCTCCCGGGAGGAGAGTGAGCGAATGTCAAATCCGTGAAAATCTGAAGTCCTCCCGAACATCCGTACACCTTTTCCGGGTGATTTTTTTTCTGGGGTTATGCATTGGTTATCCGCTTCAGGTTAAAGCGGATAGAATGTGTGGAAAAGCTGTTGGCCGGCTGGTCGATATCGAAGAAAGCAGGGTTTCTGACGGATGGATATCTGTTCCGGGGTATCTGCAAGCCCGCGCGGCGGGGCCGTTTAAATCTATCGCGGATGTTTCTTTCGGCGAATATGCTCGGTCGCACCGCGTAACGGTAGCAGTGCTGTGTGTGATTATCGTGTTGCTTTCTGTTTCCGGGTTGCTGGCGTTCTACCTGAATCGCCGGCTGCGGATCAGCAGGGCGCGTCTTGATCTTGCGCTGTCGGTTGGCGGAATCGGGGTGTGGGAGCTTGATTTAGAAAAAGACCGGCTGATCTGGGATGATCGTATGTATGAGATTTTCGGTGTGGCGCGGGGAGATTTTGGAGGCACCTATTCCTCGAGTTTGAACTACATACATCCGGACGATGTGGAAAAAACTTCCGGCGAACTCATCAAGCGGTGGAATTCAAGCGATCCATTTAAAACGTCTTTCCGAATCAACCGACCGGATGGTCAGGTTCGACACATTGCAGTATATGGCAAGGTGGTCCAAATGGCC
This window harbors:
- a CDS encoding Hpt domain-containing protein translates to MMNQQLNGKSCSTESGAVDEPLSRIEGLDFTEGLYLAAGNRELYAAILSAFLTNNSDVVERVREACAVDDIVTATRLVHSLKGAAGTIGAIRLQETSRAAERALSDGEERVAEAEIQDIERLIAPLLSQLREALV